The genomic interval TCGAAACGTTTTTTGCGACGGCGGCGCGGCGCCCCCGTCTCGGGGACGAGGGCGGCCGAGCGTCACCCTCTTCCGATAACAAAAAACGTATTCGATACAGGGAGTTCCATATGAAGCAGCTCATCGCCCTCGCCACGCTCGGTCTCGCCCTCGGCCTCGCGGCCTGCTCGTCCGACGGGTCGTCCGGTGGTGGCTCGGGGAGTGGCAGCGGCGGAAACAACGACACGTCGTCGTCCAGCTCGTCGAGCTGCGAGAAGCAGTACCTCTGCCAAAACGGCGCGTGCAAATGCACGAACGAGGGCCCGAACAAGGGCTCGAGCTGCTGCGATCCCGACGAGAGCTCGTGCGCGTCGTCGAGCTCGAACTGCAACACCTTCTGCAAGGTGTGCAAGTAGGCACGAAGACAGGACGAGGGGTGAGCTCAGGGGACCGCCACGACCCAGCCGAGCCCACCTCCGTTCGCGGGCGGGACCTCGGGCTCGGGTCGTGCCACGAAGTACGTGACGAGCGCCGCCCCCCCGACGAGGGCCACGAGGCCGCCCCAGAACCACGGGCGCGCGAGCACCGACGGGGAGTCGGGGCGAAGGGGGGCGCGGAGGCTCGTGTCCTGCCCCGCCTCCACGCGTAGCTCGACCTCGTACGGGACGAACCCGGCCTTTCGGACCTTCACCCGGTGGAGGCCGGGCGTGCGCTCGACGGTGACGGGCGTCTCGCCGACGTCGAGGCCATCGACGGTCACGACGCCGGAGGGGGCGCTCGTCACGGCGATCCTCCCGGGGAGGCGGTCTTGCGCGAGCACGGCCTTCGGGGCTGGTCCCGGGCGCTCCCCCGGGGCGAGGCCGAGGCGAACGACGGCGTCCGTAAACCCTTGTTTCGACATGAGAATAACGTGCGGGCCGGGGTCGGCGCGGAGCACGATGCGAGCGGGCGAGGGGCCAAGGGACACAGCCTCGGCCCGCCCGCCCGGCGAGATCCCGGCGACCCACGCGCCGGACGGTGCGCGCCGGAGGGGGCGGCCGTCGACGAGGAGCAGCGCGTCTCCCGGCGACACCTCCACGAGAGCCTCGGCCACGGTCGCGCGCACCTCGGAGAGGAAGACCTCCGCGTCGCGACGCACGGGCTCGGGAAGAGGGGCGCTCGTGTCGGCGAGCGAGGCCACGAAGGCCCGCTCGGCCCGGGTGGAGTGCCCGAGCGCGCGCTCGCACACTCCGATGTTGAAGGACGTGACCGGGTGGGGTCTCTTCGCCGCCGATCGCTCGAAGGCCTCGAGCGCCTCGGCCCAGCGCGACTCCCGCACGCGCTCCGTGCCTTGCACGAAGTCCTCTCGAGCGCTCGGGTCGTCTTCGGCCCGAGCCGAGCCGTGCATCGCCACGACGAGCAGGGTGGAGGCCACGATGAAGAGGGGGGCGGATCTCATGGCGCGCTAGGCAAAGTCAGAACGGCGGGGTGACCACCACCCCGGCGGGGCCACGGCCGACGGATCCCACGGGAGCGACCGGCGCCGACGGAGCGGCGGACACGACGGACTTCGGCCCAGGCGCCGTGGAGCCCGCGGTCGTCGGAGGAGGCATGGGTGCGCGCGCGGGAGTGGACGCGCTCGCGACGGGCGACGCCGACAAGAGCGAAGGGGCCGACGAAGAGGGCGACGCGGAGGGCGAGGGGCTCGTCTCCGAGGGGCTCGCGACGATGGCGGCCGCGGCGCGAGGCTCGGGCTGCACGGTTGGGGCAGGCGCGCTCGCAAGACGCCGAGCGGCCATCGTGCCGCTCGCGCCCACCGCGAGGAAGAGCGCCGCGGCGAGGGCCAGGCCCGTACGTCGCCTCGCCTCGCCGAAGACGGGCCGTGGCCCCTCTGGGGAGTGCGTCGCCTCAGGGGCGTCCGTGGAGGCGCAGGCGTCGACGAAGCGCGCGAGGGAGCCGCGGGCTTCGCGATCGCTCACGAGGAGCGCGTCGATCGCGTGGCAAACGGCCCGGGGGACCCCCGACGTCGCTCCCTCGAGGGGAGGCCGAGCGCCCTGCGCGATCGCCTTCAGCACCTGCCCGAGGTTGTCGCCGCGGACAGGGCGCACCCCGGCGAGCACCTCGTAGGCGAGGACGCCGAAGGACCACGCGTCGGAGCGCGCGTCGAGGTCGGTCTCGCCGAAGCCCTGTTCGGGCGACATGTAGTACGGCGTGCCCAGCATGGCGCCGGTCGTCGTGAGCGGCGTGTCCATGTCGTCGCCGAGGACGTCCTTCGCGAGCTTCGCGATGCCGAGATCGAGGAGCCTCACCACGCTGCCTTCGACGGGCGTCGCGAGCAAGAAGACGTTGTCGGGCTTGAGATCGCGATGAACGACGCCCTTCGCGTGCGCCGCGGCGATGGCCCCCGCGAGATCGACGAGGAGGGGGAGCGCGTCGCCGGCGGGGATCTTGGTCTCACGGTCGAGGCGAGCGCGCAGGGTCTCGCCGTGGAGTCGGGCCATGACGAGGACCGTGCGCCCCTCGTGCTCGAGCACGTCGTCGATCGGGAGCACCCGCGGGTCCTCGACGGCCACCGAGGCGCGCGCCTCGCGGAGGGCACGCTCGCGCATGCGCTCGGCTCTCCTCGGATCCCGGCGCCCCCGCGACGGAAGGTCCCGAAGGAGCTTCAACGCCACGGGCCTTCGGGTGACGAGGTGCTCCGCAGCCCACACGACCCCCATGCCCCCCTCACCGAGGGGGGTCGTGAGCCGGTATTTCTCGGCGACGACGTCGCCCGCGCGGAGCCCTTCGAGCACGCTCACCGTGGATACCACGCCCGCTCGAACGCGCGAGCGCCCGCAAAACTCTCTCGGCCTCGCCTTTTCCGGCGGTCGACCCTTGACGGGGGAGGGGGGTGCTTTACTTTGGCGCCCGCTGGCACTCATTCAAGGTGAGTGCTAACAACGCGCTCTGGCGGGCCTTCCCCCGGGGACCTGGGCCCCAGCGCCAACCCAAACTATCGAAACTCCACAGGAAAAAAGAGCCATGAAAGTTCGCCCGCTCCTCGACCGCATCGTCGTCAAGCGCACCGAAGAAGAGCAGAAGACCAAGGGGGGCATCATCATCCCCGACACCGCGAAAGAGAAGCCGCTCGAGGGCCTCGTCATCGCCGTGGGCAACGGCAAGGTGCTGAACAACGGCAAGCTCGCGGCGCTCGAGGTGAAGGCCGGCGACCGCATCCTCTTCGGCAAGTACTCGGGCACCGAGGTCAAGCTCGACGGCGAGGAGCACGTGATCCTCCGCGAGGACGACATCCTCGCCGTGTTCGACAAGTGAGCCGCGGCTCGCGTCCGTAAGCTTTTTCGAGGAATTCCTATGAGCGCCAAACAGATCGTCTACAGCCGCAACGCCCGCGGTCGCATCCTCCAGGGCGTCAACACCCTCGCCGACGCGGTGAAGGTCACGCTCGGCCCCAAGGGTCGCAACGTCGTCATCGAGAAGAGCTTCGGCTCGCCCGTCGTCACGAAGGACGGCGTCACCGTGGCGAAGGAGATCGAGCTCGCCGACAAGTGCGAGAACATGGGCGCCCAGATGGTGCGCGAGGTCGCCTCGAAGACGGCCGACAAGGCCGGCGACGGCACCACGACCGCCACCGTGCTCGCCCAGTCGATCTACACGAACGGCCTCAAGCTCGTCGAAGCGGGTCACAACCCGATGGACCTGAAGCGCGGCATCGACAAGGCCGTCGAGCTCATGGTCGCCGAGATCAAGAAGCTCGCGACGCCGACGCAGGACAAGGCGCACATCGCGCAGGTCGGCACCATCAGCGCCAACGGCGACAAGTCGGTCGGCGAGATGCTCGCCGAGGCGATGGAGAAGGTCGGCAAAGAGGGCGTCATCACCGTCGAAGAGGCGAAGGGCATGGACTCCGCGCTCGACGTCGTCGAGGGCATGCAGTTCGACCGCGGCTACCTCTCGCCGTACTTCGTCACGAACACCGAGAAGATGACCGCGGAGCTCGAGAACCCCGCGATCCTCGTCACCGAGAAGAAGATCTCGTCGATGCAGGACATCATCCCGCTGCTCGAGCAGATTGCCCGTGAGGGCCGCCCGCTCCTCATCGTCGCCGAGGACGTCGAGGCCGAGGCGCTCGCGACGCTCGTCGTGAACCGCCTGCGTGGCCTCCTCAAGGTCGCGGCCGTCAAGGCCCCGGGCTTCGGCGATCGCCGCAAGGAAATGCTCAAGGATATCGCCATCTTGACCGGTGGTCAGGTCATCTCGGACGACCTCGGGCTCAAGCTCGATCAGGTCACCGTGAAGGACCTCGGCTCGGCCAAGCGCGTCTCGATCGACAAGGACAACACCACGATCGTCGACGGCGCGGGCGCCGAGGCCGACATCAAGGCGCGCGTCGAGTCGATCCGCAAGCAGGTCGAGCTCACCACGTCCGACTACGACCGTGAGAAGCTCCAGGAGCGCCTCGCGAAGCTCGCGGGCGGCGTCGCCGTCGTCAAGGTCGGCGCGCACACCGAGACCGAGATGAAGGAGAAGAAGGCCCGCGTCGAGGACGCTCTCCACGCGACCCGCGCGGCCGTGGAAGAGGGCATCGTCCCCGGCGGCGGCGTCGCGCTCCTCCGCGCGGCGAAGGCGCTCGACGGGCTGAAGCTCGAGGGCGAGGAGCAGTTCGGCGTGAACCTCGTGAAGCGCGCGGTGGAGGAGCCCCTCCGCCAGATCGCGAAGAACGCGGGCGCCGAGGGCTCGGTCGTCGTCGACAAGGTCCGCGCGGGCCAGGGCGGCTTCGGCTTCAACGCGGCCACCGAGGTCTACGAGGACCTCCTCGCGGCCGGCGTCATCGACCCGGCGAAGGTCGTCCGCTCGGCGCTCGAGTTCGCGGCCAGCGTCTCGGGCATGATGCTCACGACCGAGGCGATCATCGCCGAGAAGCCCAAGAAGGCGGCTCCCGCGGCCGGTGGCGGCGGCGGTATGGGCGGCATGGGCGGTATGGGTGGCATGGGCGGTATGGGCGGCGACTTCGACATGGACTGAGCGCTGCCGCGATCGCGTTGGGCAGGAGAGATTCCGACGATTCGGAGTCTCTCCGCCGACCGCGCCTTCGCGAACCCGAGGCGGGCTCCCGGTCCACGTGGCCGCGGAGCCCGGCTCCATTTTCGGGCCTATCTTCTTTTTTTTGGCGGCTCCCTCCGCGCGAGGTACCGCGCGTGCGCCTCCCGAAGGCTCTCGGGCGGCTCGGCCCAACGCTCCATGCGGCGCTTCGCGAGGCTCTCGACGACCTCGGCGAGCCGGCCGTCGAACCGGGGCTTCGAGTCGTGGCGGACGCCCTTCTCCGAGTTGCAGCGCGCGCAGGCGAGCGCGAGGTTCTCGAGCGCGTCGGTGCCTCCGTGGGCGCGCGGCAGCACGTGCTCGATGGTCGCGCGGCTCACGGGCTCGCCGTCGAGCCCGACGACGAGCCGCGCCCCGCAGTGCAGGCACTTGCCGATGAAGGCCTCGTGATCGCCGTAGCGGGCGCGTACGAAGGTCGTGTCGGTCGCGACGACGGCGAGCACGAGCCAGCGGGTCCGGGAGCTCATGGCCGAACGATGCCCGAGACCGCGGGGACGCTCGGCCTTTTTTGACTTGGCGCGCGGGCGAAGAGTACTCTCGCCCGGATGCGTCTTTCCCGGTCAGGCCCCCCCCGAGCGCGCCCCGCCTCCGCAGGGAGGCCGTAGTTTTGCGCCTCTTCGTCGCCGGCTGCCACGGTGGGGAGACCCTGCGCCACAAGACGAGCGCGTTCGTCCTCGACGGCACCCTCGCGATCGACGCGGGCGCGCTCACGAGCGGGCTCGAGCTCCGCGCGCAGGCCAAGCTCAAGGCCGTGCTCGTGAGCCACGCGCACCTCGACCACATCCGCGACCTCGCCACCATCGCCGACAACCGCACCCAAATGGGCGCGCCTCCGCTGGTCGTCGCCGGCACCGCCTTCACGCTCGGAGCCCTCCGAAAGCACTTCTTCAACGACGTGCTCTGGCCCGATTTCACCAAGATCCCGAGCGCCGACGCCCCCGCCATCCGCTACCTGACGCTCGGCCTCGAGGTCCCGACGGACGTCTTCGGGTACACGGTCCGCGCGATCAAGGTCACGCACACCATCGACACGTGCGCGTTCGTCGTCGAGCGCGGTCGGCGCGCCATCGTCTACAGCGGCGACACCGGGCCGACCGATCGGCTCTGGCAAGTCGCGAGCGAGCTCCCGACGCTCTCGGCCCTGCTCATGGAAGTGAGCTTCCCGGACGAAGAGCAGCGCATCGCGACCTTGAGCGGCCACCACACCCCGCGCACCCTGGGTGAGGACCTGAAGAAGCTCGCCTCCCCGAAGGACGTCCCGACGCTCCTCTACCACATCAAGCCGATCTTCCAGGCGAAGGTCGAGCGCGAGTGCGCAAAGCTCAAAGGGGTGAACTTGACCGTGCTCGGCCTCGGCGACGAGTACCTGCTCTGAGAGACCTCTCGGAGCGCCGCGCGTCGCGGTCCCCGGTCCCGCGCAAGTAGCCGACTCTTCAAGGACTTTCGCTCGCCTGCGCTATTCGCTTGCGGTCGTCGGGCACGTCGGGAATAACGCGTGGCCCCAAAATGCGCGAACCTTCCTCTGCGGTCCCCGGCCTCGAGAACGATCCCGACGGGCAACGCATCGTCGCCGAAGAGCTGAAGCTCCTCGCCACCGTCATGGCGACCCTGGCCGACGCCGA from Myxococcales bacterium carries:
- a CDS encoding PEGA domain-containing protein, with product MRSAPLFIVASTLLVVAMHGSARAEDDPSAREDFVQGTERVRESRWAEALEAFERSAAKRPHPVTSFNIGVCERALGHSTRAERAFVASLADTSAPLPEPVRRDAEVFLSEVRATVAEALVEVSPGDALLLVDGRPLRRAPSGAWVAGISPGGRAEAVSLGPSPARIVLRADPGPHVILMSKQGFTDAVVRLGLAPGERPGPAPKAVLAQDRLPGRIAVTSAPSGVVTVDGLDVGETPVTVERTPGLHRVKVRKAGFVPYEVELRVEAGQDTSLRAPLRPDSPSVLARPWFWGGLVALVGGAALVTYFVARPEPEVPPANGGGLGWVVAVP
- a CDS encoding protein kinase, whose product is MSVLEGLRAGDVVAEKYRLTTPLGEGGMGVVWAAEHLVTRRPVALKLLRDLPSRGRRDPRRAERMRERALREARASVAVEDPRVLPIDDVLEHEGRTVLVMARLHGETLRARLDRETKIPAGDALPLLVDLAGAIAAAHAKGVVHRDLKPDNVFLLATPVEGSVVRLLDLGIAKLAKDVLGDDMDTPLTTTGAMLGTPYYMSPEQGFGETDLDARSDAWSFGVLAYEVLAGVRPVRGDNLGQVLKAIAQGARPPLEGATSGVPRAVCHAIDALLVSDREARGSLARFVDACASTDAPEATHSPEGPRPVFGEARRRTGLALAAALFLAVGASGTMAARRLASAPAPTVQPEPRAAAAIVASPSETSPSPSASPSSSAPSLLSASPVASASTPARAPMPPPTTAGSTAPGPKSVVSAAPSAPVAPVGSVGRGPAGVVVTPPF
- the groES gene encoding co-chaperone GroES, which produces MKVRPLLDRIVVKRTEEEQKTKGGIIIPDTAKEKPLEGLVIAVGNGKVLNNGKLAALEVKAGDRILFGKYSGTEVKLDGEEHVILREDDILAVFDK
- the groL gene encoding chaperonin GroEL (60 kDa chaperone family; promotes refolding of misfolded polypeptides especially under stressful conditions; forms two stacked rings of heptamers to form a barrel-shaped 14mer; ends can be capped by GroES; misfolded proteins enter the barrel where they are refolded when GroES binds), translated to MSAKQIVYSRNARGRILQGVNTLADAVKVTLGPKGRNVVIEKSFGSPVVTKDGVTVAKEIELADKCENMGAQMVREVASKTADKAGDGTTTATVLAQSIYTNGLKLVEAGHNPMDLKRGIDKAVELMVAEIKKLATPTQDKAHIAQVGTISANGDKSVGEMLAEAMEKVGKEGVITVEEAKGMDSALDVVEGMQFDRGYLSPYFVTNTEKMTAELENPAILVTEKKISSMQDIIPLLEQIAREGRPLLIVAEDVEAEALATLVVNRLRGLLKVAAVKAPGFGDRRKEMLKDIAILTGGQVISDDLGLKLDQVTVKDLGSAKRVSIDKDNTTIVDGAGAEADIKARVESIRKQVELTTSDYDREKLQERLAKLAGGVAVVKVGAHTETEMKEKKARVEDALHATRAAVEEGIVPGGGVALLRAAKALDGLKLEGEEQFGVNLVKRAVEEPLRQIAKNAGAEGSVVVDKVRAGQGGFGFNAATEVYEDLLAAGVIDPAKVVRSALEFAASVSGMMLTTEAIIAEKPKKAAPAAGGGGGMGGMGGMGGMGGMGGDFDMD
- a CDS encoding HNH endonuclease, encoding MSSRTRWLVLAVVATDTTFVRARYGDHEAFIGKCLHCGARLVVGLDGEPVSRATIEHVLPRAHGGTDALENLALACARCNSEKGVRHDSKPRFDGRLAEVVESLAKRRMERWAEPPESLREAHARYLARREPPKKRR
- a CDS encoding 3',5'-cyclic-nucleotide phosphodiesterase, translated to MRLFVAGCHGGETLRHKTSAFVLDGTLAIDAGALTSGLELRAQAKLKAVLVSHAHLDHIRDLATIADNRTQMGAPPLVVAGTAFTLGALRKHFFNDVLWPDFTKIPSADAPAIRYLTLGLEVPTDVFGYTVRAIKVTHTIDTCAFVVERGRRAIVYSGDTGPTDRLWQVASELPTLSALLMEVSFPDEEQRIATLSGHHTPRTLGEDLKKLASPKDVPTLLYHIKPIFQAKVERECAKLKGVNLTVLGLGDEYLL